Proteins co-encoded in one Flavobacteriaceae bacterium MAR_2009_75 genomic window:
- a CDS encoding PAS domain S-box-containing protein: MADLGNVGKTKTGILPYVLLLLLAVIVLFYISYTSFKQNSALRKSTELVSQTQNTISEINMLFANYSSTQAAGVQYLITSDSTYLIPIKDYVEESNSSLKRLKLLVGDNESQLARLKKVPEFSRLLFEELQSLERENARSILQSKTLRKKIHTIDDYRDSLMAIEEAMIESEYNMLKSRKNAYESNVTLTPTHILYSALFALGILMFAFTKINMDRKQMDTTGAFLRNILDNTDNTVNFYEPVRDKNQKIIDFKIGYTNAKEKDNFNINSKQAIGKKFTEVFPFFGNKEHVDFLSSAIEENKTLVKETAYDINGKKVWLHTTASPLNHGVSTTVRNTTIEKEAEQKLLALNTQLETQNRELAQTSGFLKNLVSSFQYIISYFQAIRSDDGEIIDFKIIYTNEKIEELMGRPSSELEGKLITEVYPFLLENGDFETYKKVIETGESVEIEQEYDLPAGHFSFCNEITKLDEGVTVISQDITLRKEAENELRQSKDALEVQNTILNDAERIAGIGSYNLDIDSGQMKYSDNAYRLFGYKPGEFEPSFDRFLSFLSPSDAKQLKNKDLETLKKKSRGKSKYKVKTKTGKTKYMSSMAHFLEKDGRSYMVGVIRDITDKTKNEQNLKLKNRALKRTNAELESFNRVASHDLQEPLRKIQMFISRLSDFDKDNLSDKGQKYLNKIEDSANRMQLLIRNLLSYSRISEEINEPIKINLNGVFNKVLEDFSERIDETGATITVPDLPAVHGTGFQLEQLFSNLISNALKYKKHNESPIIKVAYEILEHKQLESGLNLPKSKYLSLTVSDNGIGFEQEQSHKIFELFERLHQKHAYTGTGLGLAICKKIVENHRGHIHATSEPNKGTTFKILLPYS; this comes from the coding sequence ATGGCTGACCTAGGTAATGTTGGTAAAACCAAAACGGGCATATTACCCTACGTCTTACTTTTACTACTTGCGGTTATTGTTTTATTTTACATTTCGTATACTTCTTTCAAGCAAAACTCGGCCTTAAGAAAATCTACCGAGCTTGTATCACAGACTCAGAATACAATCAGTGAAATAAATATGCTTTTCGCAAACTATTCTAGTACTCAAGCCGCAGGCGTGCAGTACTTGATAACAAGCGACAGTACATATTTAATACCTATCAAAGACTATGTAGAAGAGAGTAACTCTAGTCTTAAAAGGTTAAAATTACTTGTGGGCGATAATGAAAGTCAGCTGGCCCGCCTTAAAAAAGTACCCGAATTTAGCCGACTTCTTTTTGAAGAACTACAATCACTCGAAAGGGAAAATGCGCGATCGATATTACAATCGAAGACCTTAAGAAAGAAGATTCATACTATAGATGACTATCGTGATAGCTTAATGGCCATCGAGGAAGCCATGATCGAATCGGAGTATAATATGCTCAAATCACGAAAAAATGCATACGAGTCAAACGTAACCCTTACTCCCACACATATTTTATACTCGGCACTTTTCGCCTTAGGTATTCTCATGTTCGCTTTTACCAAAATAAATATGGATAGAAAGCAAATGGACACGACCGGAGCGTTTCTTCGGAACATTTTAGACAACACCGACAACACCGTAAATTTTTACGAACCTGTCAGAGATAAAAATCAAAAAATAATCGATTTTAAGATTGGTTACACCAATGCAAAAGAGAAAGATAACTTCAATATCAATTCTAAACAGGCCATTGGTAAAAAATTTACTGAAGTATTTCCCTTTTTTGGTAATAAAGAACATGTTGATTTTCTATCAAGTGCCATTGAAGAAAACAAGACCCTTGTTAAAGAAACTGCATATGACATCAATGGTAAAAAAGTTTGGTTGCATACCACAGCCTCACCACTTAATCACGGGGTCAGTACAACTGTTCGAAATACTACGATAGAGAAAGAAGCTGAACAAAAATTATTGGCCTTGAACACTCAGCTTGAAACACAAAACCGTGAATTGGCCCAAACATCTGGTTTTCTCAAGAACTTGGTTTCATCTTTTCAATATATCATAAGTTATTTTCAAGCTATACGTAGCGATGATGGTGAAATAATCGATTTTAAAATTATTTACACCAATGAGAAAATAGAGGAACTTATGGGCCGACCTTCTTCTGAGTTAGAGGGCAAACTTATAACCGAAGTATACCCGTTCCTACTTGAAAACGGTGACTTTGAAACCTACAAAAAAGTAATCGAAACTGGAGAATCGGTAGAGATAGAACAAGAATATGATTTACCTGCGGGTCATTTTTCCTTTTGTAATGAAATAACAAAGTTAGATGAAGGTGTTACCGTTATTTCGCAGGATATTACTTTGCGCAAAGAAGCTGAAAATGAATTACGACAGTCGAAAGATGCCTTAGAAGTTCAGAACACCATATTAAACGATGCCGAGAGAATTGCAGGAATAGGCAGCTACAATCTAGACATCGACAGTGGCCAAATGAAATATTCTGACAATGCATATCGTCTGTTCGGCTATAAACCAGGTGAGTTCGAACCCTCTTTCGATAGGTTTCTTTCATTCTTAAGCCCTAGCGATGCGAAACAATTAAAGAATAAAGACCTAGAGACCTTGAAGAAAAAAAGCCGAGGTAAGAGCAAATACAAGGTAAAAACGAAAACCGGTAAAACAAAGTATATGTCTTCAATGGCGCATTTTTTAGAAAAGGATGGCCGGTCATATATGGTCGGGGTCATTCGTGACATCACCGACAAAACTAAAAATGAACAGAACCTAAAACTAAAAAACAGGGCGCTAAAAAGAACCAATGCCGAACTTGAATCTTTTAACCGAGTGGCCAGTCATGATCTACAAGAACCACTAAGAAAGATTCAAATGTTTATTAGCCGTCTTTCTGATTTCGATAAAGACAACCTGTCTGATAAAGGGCAAAAATATTTAAATAAAATCGAAGATTCTGCTAATAGAATGCAGTTACTGATCAGAAACCTGCTCTCCTATTCGCGCATCTCGGAAGAAATCAACGAACCCATAAAGATAAATCTCAACGGAGTTTTTAATAAGGTTCTAGAAGACTTTTCTGAACGGATAGATGAAACTGGGGCGACAATTACCGTTCCCGATTTGCCAGCAGTTCATGGTACTGGTTTTCAATTAGAACAGCTCTTTAGTAACTTGATTTCGAATGCCCTAAAATATAAGAAGCATAATGAATCGCCCATTATAAAAGTGGCATACGAAATTCTGGAACATAAGCAATTAGAATCAGGATTGAATCTGCCTAAATCAAAATACTTGAGCTTGACCGTTAGTGATAACGGTATCGGTTTCGAACAGGAGCAAAGTCATAAAATATTTGAACTTTTCGAACGTCTTCACCAAAAACACGCATACACCGGCACCGGGTTAGGTCTTGCTATTTGCAAAAAAATTGTTGAAAACCATCGCGGTCATATTCATGCAACCAGTGAACCGAACAAGGGCACAACTTTTAAAATTTTGCTTCCCTACAGTTAA
- a CDS encoding AraC family transcriptional regulator — MRTLSLHSLSLEKNLNSINLVLGGSISDAGNERVLQFDNDFGTGTITAITLEGGLSFLQYDVCFSEDTKITNDPTPSNPLYFMYCLKGHLYQKFQDYRDKLLLDEFQTAIMGGTSHINELSFPSNQKVKLCIISAVDTTAGADSALPSSLKQTMMQLFSHGKEQDKPIRYFGTYNLRIGEQLAQIEKIRQEGLVKKLLVEGILNLTLAMEIEHLKSDLLNEQNPSGSLTQYELKCIKEVSRKIEEHPEIQYSIKSICLECGLSASKLQEGFKLLHGKTVSDFIRNERLNTAERLISTTDMNISEIVYTVGLSSRSYFSKIFKRRYNCSPKTYQDNKKSLAATA, encoded by the coding sequence ATGAGAACGCTTTCACTTCATTCACTTTCATTAGAAAAAAATTTAAACTCAATCAACTTAGTTTTGGGAGGCTCGATTAGCGATGCCGGCAATGAACGTGTTTTACAATTTGACAATGATTTCGGAACAGGCACAATAACAGCCATAACCCTTGAAGGAGGCTTGTCTTTCTTACAATATGATGTCTGTTTCAGCGAAGACACAAAAATCACGAATGATCCTACTCCCTCAAATCCGTTATATTTCATGTATTGCCTTAAAGGGCATTTATATCAGAAATTTCAGGATTACAGAGATAAATTGCTTTTAGATGAATTTCAAACGGCCATTATGGGCGGTACAAGCCATATCAACGAACTTTCATTTCCGAGCAATCAAAAGGTGAAACTTTGCATTATAAGCGCGGTTGACACCACTGCCGGCGCCGATAGCGCTTTACCTAGCAGTTTAAAGCAAACCATGATGCAACTATTCTCTCATGGTAAAGAACAAGATAAACCTATTAGATATTTCGGAACTTACAATCTTCGTATCGGAGAGCAATTGGCTCAAATAGAAAAAATCAGACAAGAAGGACTTGTTAAAAAACTATTGGTCGAAGGTATTTTGAACCTTACTTTAGCCATGGAAATTGAGCATCTTAAATCTGACTTGCTGAACGAGCAGAACCCATCTGGTTCGCTTACCCAATATGAACTTAAATGCATAAAAGAGGTTTCTAGAAAAATTGAAGAACATCCTGAGATTCAATACAGCATTAAATCCATCTGTTTAGAGTGCGGTCTTTCTGCCAGTAAATTACAAGAAGGTTTTAAACTCTTACACGGCAAAACCGTTTCAGACTTTATAAGAAATGAAAGGTTGAATACCGCTGAAAGGTTAATTTCTACTACTGACATGAACATTTCAGAAATTGTTTACACCGTAGGCCTATCAAGCAGAAGTTACTTCTCAAAAATATTTAAGAGAAGATATAACTGTAGCCCCAAAACATATCAAGACAACAAAAAATCATTGGCAGCCACAGCATAA